The DNA sequence ATCTGGATGTGCATGAGTTACAACCTGCGCAAAAAAACCCTTGAATTCGAATACCAATACCGCAAGGACGTCGTCGAAAGGACCGGCCTGATCCTGATCGGCCAGGACCGGGTCATGACCCGGGACGGCCGCGTCCTGAGTTTTTCCCAGGCGTTGACCTTAAACGATAAATCCGAGCCCGGGGCCGACGACAGAACCCTGGTGATCAAACGGTCATGAGTCGTCATGTCCGGCTTTAAACCGGGGACCCGAGCCTGCGGCCTGGTTACCGGTTTCATCCTGTTGTTCCTGCTGGGCTGCGTGTTCACCCCGGTGCCATCGTCTGAACCGGGCCCGCTCCGGCCGCTTGAGGGTTGGCTGCAGGAGCGGGGCAGATATCAGCTGCAACACCTGGCGGAAATCGACTACAGCCGCCACCGGGAAAACCTGCGGGGTTTCATGGAGCTTGACCTCGACCGGGGCCGGGCCCATCTGATTGTCTGCAACAGTCTGGGACTGACCATGCTGAACCTGATCATCGACGAACAGGGCTTCAGCTCCGGAGCCTTTGACCATGAATCCAGGCAAACGGACCAGCGGGAACGCTTTTTTACCGCCGCGGTCGCCGAGACCGTGCGCCTGATCTTTCTTTTACCCCGACGGCAGCCCCAGGCGACCGGAACGAAACCCGCTCCGGTCGCCGAGGTCCGCGGCCATCCGGCCCGGCTGCGACAGCTGCGCTCCGCGGCGAAAGCTCCAGCCTGGACCATCAACTACAACGATTATCGTCCGGCCGCCGCCGCCCTGGGCGCCATGGTTAGCAGCGGTTCCACCCAGGGAAGCCGGGAATTTGTTTTCGCCCCGGAATGCATCGGTTTCGACGGACATTTTCCCGAGTATTCGATCCTGCCGGCGATGCTGCAGGTGGAACTGGGAATCATGCTCAGCGAGAAGCTCTGTCAGCGAAAACTGAGTCTGGCCACGCTCGACAAGGCGAAATTCATGCGCCGGATTCGACCTCGGCAAAAACTTCTGGTCACTTGCCGTCTGACCCGACCGCCCGAGGCCCATGACGAAACCCTGATTCAGGCCCTGCTCACCATCACCGTCGCGGGTCTGAAGACGACGACGATGACCCTGCATCTGCGCCCGGCATGATAAGGACACCTTTCAAAAGCTCCCCACAGGACCCCGCGCCGCTGCACTTCAGCGTTCAGCGCCGGGTTCGTTTCGAAGAAGTCGATGCCCTCGGCATTGTCTGGCATGGCCGCTTTCCCAGCTATCTGGAGGATGTCAGAGAAGCCCTGGGCGATCATTTCGGCATCGGCTACCTCGATTTTTTCAAACAGGGAGTGGTCGCGCCGATCCGCCGCTTGCAGCTGGATTACCATCTGCCCCTCAGATTTCAAGAAGAAATCACGATCACCGGCACCCTGCACTGGTCCGCGGCCGCCCGGCTTAATTTCAGCTACCGGATCTTTAATGCCCGCCACGAGCTGAGCACCAGCGGCCACAGCGTGCAGATGATGCTTGACTCCCGGCAGAATTCGGTCTTAATGACACCGCCGCCCTTTTATCTGGCCTTCCTGGAAAACTGGCGCAACCGGGGAAGGGAACGGTCCGCTCATGTCTGAAGTCTGGATTGTCGCGGCCGAAGCCGTCGCGGCCCTGGGCCGCAGCCGGACGGAAATCTGGGCCCGCCTGCTGGCCGGAGAAACCGGCATTACCCCGGTGGAACGCTTTTCCACCGCCCCCTACTACTGCAAAAGCGCGGCCGAAATCAAAGGGCTGAAACCCGAACCCGACTCCGACAGTCGTTTTCCAAGCCTGTTGAGCGAACTTCTACACGGCTTGCCGCGCCCCCTGCCCCAAGGCTGCACCCTGATCGGCGCGACCCTGAAAGGCGCCATCGACCGGCAGGAAAAAATCTAGCGACAAAACCTGCGCCCGACGCCGCCGGTCGCGGCGACCGCCCCCAACCCGGACCCTGATTTTGCCGGCGACCTGACGCTGTCGGCCGCAGACGAACTTCCCGCCGCCCGCAATGCCGCCCGCCTCGTTGCCCGGCATTGCGGCCTCGAGGATGCCGGGCTCACCATCAACGCCGCCTGCGCCTCTTCCACCCTGGCTCTGGCCCTGGCCGCCGGCCGTATCGCCACGCAACGGGAGAGCTGCATTCTGGTCTGGGCCGCCGAGCTTCTCAGCGAATTTGTCTTTGCCGGTTTTGCCTCGCTCAAAGCTTTGACCCCTGATTGCTGCCGCCCTTTTGATCAAGCTCGTAACGGCCTGATCCTGGGCGAGGGGGCCGCGGCCCTGCTGCTGATGAACTCCTCCCGGGCCCGAAGGGAAGGCTTCCGCCCGCTGGCCCGCATTCGCGGCTGGGGCGCGGCCAACGACGCCGTCCATCTGACCGCCCCCGCCCGCGACGGCCGGGGACTGATCAAGGCCTGCCGCCGGGCTCTGCGACGAGCGGAACTTGATCCCGAAGACCTCGCCGCGATCAACGCGCACGGCACCGGCACCATTCACAACGACGACATGGAACTTCACGCCTTCGGCGAAATCTTCCGGCGCCGCCGCCCCTGTCATTCGGTCAAGGGGGCGCTGGGGCACACCCTGGGCGCGGCCGGAGCCCTGGAAACCGTCATCGCCCTGGACTGCCTGCGCCACGGCCTTCTGCCCCCGACCACGGGCCTGGAGAAATGCGCGCCGCGGGCTGCGGTTCGCCTCAGCTCCGCGCCGCAGGAGTTTTCCGGGCCGCGCCTGCTGCTCTGCAACTCCGGATTCGGGGGCGTCAACGCCGCCCTGATCCTGGAAAAGGTCGAGGAAAGACGCTGGTCATGCCAACCTTAAACAAAGCCTGCATCACCGGTATCGGCTGGACCACGGCCGCCGGCGCCGGTTGCGGCCGGAAGGGAGCCGTCCCCGAGTGGGGCCCCGGCCTGCCCCAACCGGAAAGCGCCCTGATCAAAGAGCTGGAGGGCGGCTCCCGCTTCGGCCGCCTCGATCTTTTTTCCCGCATCGGCCTGAGCGCCCTGGCCCTGGCCCTGGCCGACGCCGGACACCTGCCGGAAAAAGCCGCAACCTCCGCATCGCCCCGCGATTACGGCCTGATCTGCGCCACCACCAGCGGTAGCGCCGCAACCGATCACGCTTTTCATGAAAGCCTGCTTGAACATCCCCAACTGGCCAGCCCCGGACTTTTCGTCTATACCCTGCCCACCAGTTTTCTCGGCGAAGCCGCCCTGCGCTTTGCCCTGAACGGCAGCGGCCTGGCTCTGATCGAAGCACGACCGGGCGGCGGTCAGGCCCTGGAACTGGCCCTGGAGCAGCTTGCCGAAGGCGATGAGGAAATCGTCATCGCCGGCGTCTGCAATCTTTTTTCGGCCGCCGAAAACCACGCCGACTTTTATTCCGGGGCGCTCTTTGTCGTTCTCGAAAAATACCGGCAATCCGCCGACAAAAGCCGGGACGTCCTGAGCCTCGGCAAAAAAATGCCCGGCCTGTTCTGGCGCGGACGCCCCTGCCCGGATATCTTCACCCTGAGCCGCCGACTCACCGGCAATGAAAACCAAGAAAGAGGACAGACCTGATGAAAATGAGACTGATCTACCCGGCCTGGCCGAAACTTAAACAACAGACCGAATTCCACCTGCCTCCGCATGGGCCGGTGGTGTTTGCCGCCACGGTTCCCCCCGAGGTCGACCTGCAATTTACCGACGACAACCTGGAAACGGTTGACCTGAATGAAAGCCCGGACCTGGTCGCCTTTTCGGTGATGCTAACCTGTCAGCTGCCTCGGGCTTTCGCCCTGGCCGATCACTTTCGCGCCCGCAAGATTCCCGTGTTGTTCGGGGGCATCGCGACCATGCTCCATGCCGACGAGGTCGCCGAACACGCCGACAGCGTTTTCCTCGGCGAAGCCGAGGGCCGTTTCGCGCAGGTACTGGACGATCTGCAAGCCGGAAGGGAAGGCTGCGCCCCCTCTACAACTATCTTCACAACCATCCCGATATCGAACTGGTCGGCCCGGCCCGCCGAGAGATTTTAAAGCGCGACCTCTATAATTATCGCGGCGTTCAGATGCTGGATCTGGTGCATGCTTCCCGGGGCTGCAAATTCAACTGTTTCCCCTGCAGCACCGCCTACCTTGGCGGTCGGCAGTTCCGGCCCCGGCCGATCGCCAAGGTCATCGCCGAGATGGAAGCCATTCCCAACAACCGCCTGTTCATCGTTGACAACTCCCTGGCCCAGGACCGCGACTGGCTGATCGAGCTCTTTACGGCCATGATTCCGCTGAAAAAGAAATGGGTCTCCCATCCCCTGCTCGATGATGAAGAGGTCGTCCGTCTGGCGGCCGCCGCCGGTTGCTGGTATGTCTATCAGGCGATCACCGACACTTCCCCGGTAATCGAAAAGAGAATCAAACATCTGCAGGAGCACGGCATCGGGGTTGAGGGCACCATTCTCCTGGGCACGGATGACCAGGATGAAACTTATATTCGCAGGCTGGTCGATTTCCTCATGGGGATTCAGCTGGACATCGCCGAATTCACCATTCTGACGCCGTTCCCCCATACCCCGCTGCGCGCCCAACTGGAAAAGGAGCAACGCATTCTGCACAACAACTGGCTTGCTTACACCACCGACCAGGTCGTTTTTCAACCGCGCCGCCTGAGCCCGGAAAAACTTCTGAAGCTCTTTCATTATGCCTGGGACAGCTTCTACGCCGACGGCGGCTACCAGCTCAAGATGGGTGCCCTCTTTAAAAAGGTCATCGCTCAGGAAATGGCGGACGGCACCTACCAGCGTTACGATCCGAAAAAACCCCGGCGCTTCAAGAAAACACAAGGACAAAACCCATGAGCCGGGTGCTGCTGATCTCGAACAACCGGGCGACCACCCCGTATCCGGTTTATCCCCTGGGCATGGCGGTCGTGGCCGGCGCCCTGACCCAGGCCGGCCACGAGGTGGCCCAATGGGATCTGCTGACCGCGACCGACGCGGCCCGCCGAGACGGCCGGGAAGACGCGGAAGCGGCACTGCTTTTAACAATCATCGCCGAATTCAGGCCCGATTTCATCTGCCTTTCGCTGCGCAACATCGACAATACCGACTCCTTCAGCGGCGCCGCCGGCTGGTACCTGGAAAGCGCCCGGCAAACCCTGGCGATCCTGCGCGAGCTCAGTCCGGTTCCTCTGATTCTCGGCGGCCCGGCCTTTTCCCTGATGCCGGAAGACATTCTGGCTTATCTTGGGGCTGATTACGGCATTGTCGGCGAAGGCGAAGAAGCCCTGCCCCGACTGATCGCCGCGCTGGCGGCCGGCGAGAACCCG is a window from the Pseudomonadota bacterium genome containing:
- a CDS encoding acyl-CoA thioesterase, with amino-acid sequence MIRTPFKSSPQDPAPLHFSVQRRVRFEEVDALGIVWHGRFPSYLEDVREALGDHFGIGYLDFFKQGVVAPIRRLQLDYHLPLRFQEEITITGTLHWSAAARLNFSYRIFNARHELSTSGHSVQMMLDSRQNSVLMTPPPFYLAFLENWRNRGRERSAHV